A genomic region of Papaver somniferum cultivar HN1 chromosome 7, ASM357369v1, whole genome shotgun sequence contains the following coding sequences:
- the LOC113296833 gene encoding ankyrin repeat and SOCS box protein 3-like isoform X5 — protein sequence MDMDRLVDYLGYSPRSTSPHFELFNAAYTGKLNRFKRLALNIAEGEGVGVTEAIGKVKDEDGGGSLHFAAAGGSLNVCRYLIEKLKFDLDSKDDRGSTPLYRATTKRRFDTVRYLLEKGANTDGTTDMTHNPLHFAASSGDADMITLLLSRGVRVDVATRCGPALVLAAHHGLLDAVKVLLDHGANPNCEMYLHMKPLISAILVKSQGCMNLLLQQGMTALEIAAIKCNYQIVGVLFPVTSRIPTYPDWSIAGLIRHVNSDANKMQRVVHVKEKFHQAKSRGRDAFQGEQYLTAALWYEERYDDAADAFFKGLTLDPRNKELKEAYM from the exons ATGGATATGGATAGATTAGTGGACTATCTGGGATATTCACCAA GATCAACCTCACCACATTTTGAGTTGTTTAATGCCGCTTATACTGGGAAACTCAATCGCTTTAAGA GGTTGGCTTTGAATATTGCTGAAGGTGAAGGGGTTGGAGTAACAGAAGCGATTGGAAAGGTTAAAGATGAAGATGGAGGAGGATCTCTTCATTTTGCTGCGGCAGGAGGAAGTTTAAACGTTTGCAGATACTTGATTGAGAAGTTGAAATTTGATTTAGATTCCAAAGATGATAGAG GTAGCACACCCTTGTATCGTGCAACTACAAAGCGGCGTTTCGACACGGTTAGGTATCTTCTTGAAAAGGGTGCCAATACTGATGGGACAACTGATATGACTCACAATCCTTTACATTTTGCTGCATCATCAG GTGATGCAGATATGATAACCTTGTTACTTTCAAGGGGTGTTCGCGTAGATGTTGCAACTAGGTGTGGCCCTGCCCTTGTGTTAGCTGCTCATCATGGTCTTCTAGATGCtgttaaagtgttgttggatcATGGTGCAAAT cCTAATTGTGAGATGTACTTGCATATGAAACCTCTAATTTCAGCCATTCTTGTCAAGTCACAGGGATGTATGAACCTTTTACTGCAG CAAGGGATGACAGCATTAGAAATTGCCGCTATTAAGTGCAATTATCAAATTGTTGGGGTTCTTTTTCCTGTGACGTCTCGCATTCCAACTTATCCTGATTGGAGCATCGCCGGACTAATAAGGCATGTAAATTCTGATGCAAACAAAATGCAG AGGGTAGTCCATGTAAAGGAAAAATTTCACCAGGCAAAATCAAGAGGAAGAGATGCATTCCAGGGAGAGCAGTATCTTACGGCAGCGCTTTGGTATGAAGAG AGGTATGATGATGCAGCAGATGCCTTTTTTAAGGGTTTGACGCTCGATCCGAGAAACAAAGAGCTTAAAGAGGCCTACATGTAA
- the LOC113296833 gene encoding serine/threonine-protein phosphatase 6 regulatory ankyrin repeat subunit B-like isoform X2, with the protein MDMDRLVDYLGYSPRSTSPHFELFNAAYTGKLNRFKRLALNIAEGEGVGVTEAIGKVKDEDGGGSLHFAAAGGSLNVCRYLIEKLKFDLDSKDDRGSTPLYRATTKRRFDTVRYLLEKGANTDGTTDMTHNPLHFAASSGDADMITLLLSRGVRVDVATRCGPALVLAAHHGLLDAVKVLLDHGANPNCEMYLHMKPLISAILVKSQGCMNLLLQQGMTALEIAAIKCNYQIVGVLFPVTSRIPTYPDWSIAGLIRHVNSDANKMQRVVHVKEKFHQAKSRGRDAFQGEQYLTAALWYEEALSILPKDAAVLSNMSACYAHLDDGVKALDYATKCIYESPEWPKAYYRLGVALNIHKRYDDAADAFFKGLTLDPRNKELKEAYM; encoded by the exons ATGGATATGGATAGATTAGTGGACTATCTGGGATATTCACCAA GATCAACCTCACCACATTTTGAGTTGTTTAATGCCGCTTATACTGGGAAACTCAATCGCTTTAAGA GGTTGGCTTTGAATATTGCTGAAGGTGAAGGGGTTGGAGTAACAGAAGCGATTGGAAAGGTTAAAGATGAAGATGGAGGAGGATCTCTTCATTTTGCTGCGGCAGGAGGAAGTTTAAACGTTTGCAGATACTTGATTGAGAAGTTGAAATTTGATTTAGATTCCAAAGATGATAGAG GTAGCACACCCTTGTATCGTGCAACTACAAAGCGGCGTTTCGACACGGTTAGGTATCTTCTTGAAAAGGGTGCCAATACTGATGGGACAACTGATATGACTCACAATCCTTTACATTTTGCTGCATCATCAG GTGATGCAGATATGATAACCTTGTTACTTTCAAGGGGTGTTCGCGTAGATGTTGCAACTAGGTGTGGCCCTGCCCTTGTGTTAGCTGCTCATCATGGTCTTCTAGATGCtgttaaagtgttgttggatcATGGTGCAAAT cCTAATTGTGAGATGTACTTGCATATGAAACCTCTAATTTCAGCCATTCTTGTCAAGTCACAGGGATGTATGAACCTTTTACTGCAG CAAGGGATGACAGCATTAGAAATTGCCGCTATTAAGTGCAATTATCAAATTGTTGGGGTTCTTTTTCCTGTGACGTCTCGCATTCCAACTTATCCTGATTGGAGCATCGCCGGACTAATAAGGCATGTAAATTCTGATGCAAACAAAATGCAG AGGGTAGTCCATGTAAAGGAAAAATTTCACCAGGCAAAATCAAGAGGAAGAGATGCATTCCAGGGAGAGCAGTATCTTACGGCAGCGCTTTGGTATGAAGAG GCCTTGTCCATTCTTCCCAAAGATGCAGCTGTACTATCTAACATGAGTGCCTGTTATGCGCATCTGGATGATGGAGTCAAGGCGCTTGACTATGCCACTAAATGCATATATGAAAGTCCTGAATGGCCCAAGGCATACTATCGGTTAGGTGTCGCGCTCAATATACATAAA AGGTATGATGATGCAGCAGATGCCTTTTTTAAGGGTTTGACGCTCGATCCGAGAAACAAAGAGCTTAAAGAGGCCTACATGTAA
- the LOC113296833 gene encoding ankyrin repeat and SOCS box protein 3-like isoform X3 has protein sequence MDMDRLVDYLGYSPRSTSPHFELFNAAYTGKLNRFKRLALNIAEGEGVGVTEAIGKVKDEDGGGSLHFAAAGGSLNVCRYLIEKLKFDLDSKDDRGSTPLYRATTKRRFDTVRYLLEKGANTDGTTDMTHNPLHFAASSGDADMITLLLSRGVRVDVATRCGPALVLAAHHGLLDAVKVLLDHGANPNCEMYLHMKPLISAILVKSQGCMNLLLQQGMTALEIAAIKCNYQIVGVLFPVTSRIPTYPDWSIAGLIRHVNSDANKMQRVVHVKEKFHQAKSRGRDAFQGEQYLTAALWYEEALSILPKDAAVLSNMSACYAHLDDGVKALDYATKCIYESPEWPKAYYRGMMMQQMPFLRV, from the exons ATGGATATGGATAGATTAGTGGACTATCTGGGATATTCACCAA GATCAACCTCACCACATTTTGAGTTGTTTAATGCCGCTTATACTGGGAAACTCAATCGCTTTAAGA GGTTGGCTTTGAATATTGCTGAAGGTGAAGGGGTTGGAGTAACAGAAGCGATTGGAAAGGTTAAAGATGAAGATGGAGGAGGATCTCTTCATTTTGCTGCGGCAGGAGGAAGTTTAAACGTTTGCAGATACTTGATTGAGAAGTTGAAATTTGATTTAGATTCCAAAGATGATAGAG GTAGCACACCCTTGTATCGTGCAACTACAAAGCGGCGTTTCGACACGGTTAGGTATCTTCTTGAAAAGGGTGCCAATACTGATGGGACAACTGATATGACTCACAATCCTTTACATTTTGCTGCATCATCAG GTGATGCAGATATGATAACCTTGTTACTTTCAAGGGGTGTTCGCGTAGATGTTGCAACTAGGTGTGGCCCTGCCCTTGTGTTAGCTGCTCATCATGGTCTTCTAGATGCtgttaaagtgttgttggatcATGGTGCAAAT cCTAATTGTGAGATGTACTTGCATATGAAACCTCTAATTTCAGCCATTCTTGTCAAGTCACAGGGATGTATGAACCTTTTACTGCAG CAAGGGATGACAGCATTAGAAATTGCCGCTATTAAGTGCAATTATCAAATTGTTGGGGTTCTTTTTCCTGTGACGTCTCGCATTCCAACTTATCCTGATTGGAGCATCGCCGGACTAATAAGGCATGTAAATTCTGATGCAAACAAAATGCAG AGGGTAGTCCATGTAAAGGAAAAATTTCACCAGGCAAAATCAAGAGGAAGAGATGCATTCCAGGGAGAGCAGTATCTTACGGCAGCGCTTTGGTATGAAGAG GCCTTGTCCATTCTTCCCAAAGATGCAGCTGTACTATCTAACATGAGTGCCTGTTATGCGCATCTGGATGATGGAGTCAAGGCGCTTGACTATGCCACTAAATGCATATATGAAAGTCCTGAATGGCCCAAGGCATACTATCG AGGTATGATGATGCAGCAGATGCCTTTTTTAAGGGTTTGA
- the LOC113296833 gene encoding protein TANC1-like isoform X1 yields the protein MDMDRLVDYLGYSPRSTSPHFELFNAAYTGKLNRFKRLALNIAEGEGVGVTEAIGKVKDEDGGGSLHFAAAGGSLNVCRYLIEKLKFDLDSKDDRGSTPLYRATTKRRFDTVRYLLEKGANTDGTTDMTHNPLHFAASSGDADMITLLLSRGVRVDVATRCGPALVLAAHHGLLDAVKVLLDHGANPNCEMYLHMKPLISAILVKSQGCMNLLLQQGMTALEIAAIKCNYQIVGVLFPVTSRIPTYPDWSIAGLIRHVNSDANKMQRVVHVKEKFHQAKSRGRDAFQGEQYLTAALWYEEALSILPKDAAVLSNMSACYAHLDDGVKALDYATKCIYESPEWPKAYYRLGVALNIHKRYDDAADAFFKGLTLDPRNKELKEAYMKAIEAKLNSIRV from the exons ATGGATATGGATAGATTAGTGGACTATCTGGGATATTCACCAA GATCAACCTCACCACATTTTGAGTTGTTTAATGCCGCTTATACTGGGAAACTCAATCGCTTTAAGA GGTTGGCTTTGAATATTGCTGAAGGTGAAGGGGTTGGAGTAACAGAAGCGATTGGAAAGGTTAAAGATGAAGATGGAGGAGGATCTCTTCATTTTGCTGCGGCAGGAGGAAGTTTAAACGTTTGCAGATACTTGATTGAGAAGTTGAAATTTGATTTAGATTCCAAAGATGATAGAG GTAGCACACCCTTGTATCGTGCAACTACAAAGCGGCGTTTCGACACGGTTAGGTATCTTCTTGAAAAGGGTGCCAATACTGATGGGACAACTGATATGACTCACAATCCTTTACATTTTGCTGCATCATCAG GTGATGCAGATATGATAACCTTGTTACTTTCAAGGGGTGTTCGCGTAGATGTTGCAACTAGGTGTGGCCCTGCCCTTGTGTTAGCTGCTCATCATGGTCTTCTAGATGCtgttaaagtgttgttggatcATGGTGCAAAT cCTAATTGTGAGATGTACTTGCATATGAAACCTCTAATTTCAGCCATTCTTGTCAAGTCACAGGGATGTATGAACCTTTTACTGCAG CAAGGGATGACAGCATTAGAAATTGCCGCTATTAAGTGCAATTATCAAATTGTTGGGGTTCTTTTTCCTGTGACGTCTCGCATTCCAACTTATCCTGATTGGAGCATCGCCGGACTAATAAGGCATGTAAATTCTGATGCAAACAAAATGCAG AGGGTAGTCCATGTAAAGGAAAAATTTCACCAGGCAAAATCAAGAGGAAGAGATGCATTCCAGGGAGAGCAGTATCTTACGGCAGCGCTTTGGTATGAAGAG GCCTTGTCCATTCTTCCCAAAGATGCAGCTGTACTATCTAACATGAGTGCCTGTTATGCGCATCTGGATGATGGAGTCAAGGCGCTTGACTATGCCACTAAATGCATATATGAAAGTCCTGAATGGCCCAAGGCATACTATCGGTTAGGTGTCGCGCTCAATATACATAAA AGGTATGATGATGCAGCAGATGCCTTTTTTAAGGGTTTGACGCTCGATCCGAGAAACAAAGAGCTTAAAGAGGCCTACAT GAAAGCTATTGAAGCTAAATTGAACTCTATCAGAGTGTAA
- the LOC113296833 gene encoding ankyrin repeat and SOCS box protein 3-like isoform X4 → MDMDRLVDYLGYSPRSTSPHFELFNAAYTGKLNRFKRLALNIAEGEGVGVTEAIGKVKDEDGGGSLHFAAAGGSLNVCRYLIEKLKFDLDSKDDRGSTPLYRATTKRRFDTVRYLLEKGANTDGTTDMTHNPLHFAASSGDADMITLLLSRGVRVDVATRCGPALVLAAHHGLLDAVKVLLDHGANPNCEMYLHMKPLISAILVKSQGCMNLLLQQGMTALEIAAIKCNYQIVGVLFPVTSRIPTYPDWSIAGLIRHVNSDANKMQRVVHVKEKFHQAKSRGRDAFQGEQYLTAALWYEERYDDAADAFFKGLTLDPRNKELKEAYMKAIEAKLNSIRV, encoded by the exons ATGGATATGGATAGATTAGTGGACTATCTGGGATATTCACCAA GATCAACCTCACCACATTTTGAGTTGTTTAATGCCGCTTATACTGGGAAACTCAATCGCTTTAAGA GGTTGGCTTTGAATATTGCTGAAGGTGAAGGGGTTGGAGTAACAGAAGCGATTGGAAAGGTTAAAGATGAAGATGGAGGAGGATCTCTTCATTTTGCTGCGGCAGGAGGAAGTTTAAACGTTTGCAGATACTTGATTGAGAAGTTGAAATTTGATTTAGATTCCAAAGATGATAGAG GTAGCACACCCTTGTATCGTGCAACTACAAAGCGGCGTTTCGACACGGTTAGGTATCTTCTTGAAAAGGGTGCCAATACTGATGGGACAACTGATATGACTCACAATCCTTTACATTTTGCTGCATCATCAG GTGATGCAGATATGATAACCTTGTTACTTTCAAGGGGTGTTCGCGTAGATGTTGCAACTAGGTGTGGCCCTGCCCTTGTGTTAGCTGCTCATCATGGTCTTCTAGATGCtgttaaagtgttgttggatcATGGTGCAAAT cCTAATTGTGAGATGTACTTGCATATGAAACCTCTAATTTCAGCCATTCTTGTCAAGTCACAGGGATGTATGAACCTTTTACTGCAG CAAGGGATGACAGCATTAGAAATTGCCGCTATTAAGTGCAATTATCAAATTGTTGGGGTTCTTTTTCCTGTGACGTCTCGCATTCCAACTTATCCTGATTGGAGCATCGCCGGACTAATAAGGCATGTAAATTCTGATGCAAACAAAATGCAG AGGGTAGTCCATGTAAAGGAAAAATTTCACCAGGCAAAATCAAGAGGAAGAGATGCATTCCAGGGAGAGCAGTATCTTACGGCAGCGCTTTGGTATGAAGAG AGGTATGATGATGCAGCAGATGCCTTTTTTAAGGGTTTGACGCTCGATCCGAGAAACAAAGAGCTTAAAGAGGCCTACAT GAAAGCTATTGAAGCTAAATTGAACTCTATCAGAGTGTAA